The genomic stretch CTGGGCTTCGTGGTGACCGGACAGATGCCGCAGGTGGGGGTGAAGTTTGGCCGCTGGCTGGATCTGACCTTCATGCAGCTGGTGCTGAACCCGGGCGCCGAACCGGCCTGAAATGCGGTCCATTGTGGGAGCGGCCTTGTGTCGCCCCCACAGATGTCGGCAAGGGAGCCTACATCTGGATAAACCGGCCCAGCCGCTGCTTCAGCATGCTGTTCTCACTGCGCAACTGCTGCACTTCCTGCAACAGTTCCAGCGCCAGCGCCACCCCTTCCCACTCCAGTTCCAGCTCCTGGTGCAGCTTCACCGCTCGTTTGGCCACCAGCGGCGCCTGATCGTCAAACAGCCAGTCCTCCGGCGTTCGCCCGGAAGGTTCGACAATGCCGTGCTCGACAATTTCGATCACGCATTCAGCCGTGACATCGGCTTCCTGACACAGGGTACGCATGTCCAGTTGAACGATCAGGGTGCTGCTCATGATCACTTACTCCATTGTGTCCTCGGGTTGAACGCAGCTTTCTCGGAAAGCTTGGTCCAGAGTTCGCGGGCAGATTCGTCCGACGCGGGTGGCATCACCACTTTGAGCTGCGCATAAAGGTTGCCGCGCTCTCCCTGCTTGTTCGCCAGGCCCTTGCCCGGTACACGCAGGCGCTGGCCGCTCTGGCTGTCAGGGCGGATGGTCAGGTTGATCTTGCCATCCAGGGTCGGAACCGCCACCTTGGCGCCCAGGGCCGCCTCCCACGGTGCCAACGGCACAGTGATGATCAGGTCATGACCTTCGACATCGAACAGCGGGTGGGGTGCCATGCGGATGGTCAGGAAC from Pseudomonas putida encodes the following:
- a CDS encoding chaperone modulatory protein CbpM; protein product: MSSTLIVQLDMRTLCQEADVTAECVIEIVEHGIVEPSGRTPEDWLFDDQAPLVAKRAVKLHQELELEWEGVALALELLQEVQQLRSENSMLKQRLGRFIQM